In the Primulina eburnea isolate SZY01 chromosome 15, ASM2296580v1, whole genome shotgun sequence genome, cataacCAAAAATAATTCATGCAAATGTTGTTTCATTTTTTTGCAGAGCTGTATCCCCACTGTTAATCCAATGGATAATATAGATTCAAATCAGTGGTGATCCCACGTTTTGGTCCatatcaaagaaatatttttggCTTAACATGGATCTTTAGATTAAGGGTTGAGTAATACCCACGGATCTATGATTTGCAAGACATCCTCCTCATAAAACGTTAATCAAACAGATAGGAACATCAAAAAGAATATGATGGCCAGAAGGTTCGTGCACGTGATTGATTGGTTGGCGACTAGCAGACATGCAaaacaaatttattatttatataaataacaCTGCAATCATGCATAAACGTGTGTCGAATCAAATTAGTGATATGTTAGAATAATGCTCTCCGTCAAGTTATTCCTTGTGCATATATCTTGATTGATTCATTTCAGATCACCATTTGGCAAGAACGAAAATGAACAAATTTGACCCcacattttttataaaaaaattgaatcagAAGTGTCAAATGTAGAACAACTAAAGATTTTAAGGAATCTCATTTACTCGGCATAATCGGTGGAAGTGGTCACTGAATCTATCAGCCCTTGGGAAATGGAAGGGTTATTCTTAGTAACCAAGCAACATTATCATTTAGGCATGAACCAGATCTGGTCAACTTTTACAAAAATACGAGACTAAACAATTGCAAGCATGTCATCGTTATTCTAACGTACACTGTTGAAAATTATCATTAGTTCAAAAGAAAGGATGCACCAACAATGGTGCATTTGTTTACACTCTCCATCTATCACAATTATTATTACTAAAGTAAGAAAAGATAACTTCCAAGTGAGACTACAAAATCCTTAGCGATCGTCACTCCTAAAAACTGCAATGGTACTCTCCTAAGGGCTTAACCACAAACGAAGATTACTATAGGAACTAGTACATGtgagaagaaaaataatataatggcTGTTGAGTTATTTGTCATTTGCCACCTCAGCCACGTACGAGCTTTTATGCAGCGATACAACTACACTCTCCTTTTCATTGTGCTTCTCGCAGGTTTCAGATTTCCGATCAGGACAGGTTTTGGCAATGTGCCCCTCCTTGCCACAGCTAAAACAaatccttttcttttctctGATTCCTGTTCCATGCTTGGACTCCACTGTATGGCCATTCTTATAGATGATAAGTTCTTTCTTATGGCAGTTACGAGAATCTTCTTCAACCTGAAGAAGATGCATCAACGTATTCAATGCTAAACCCTCCTCGTGAAGCAATCTTGTTCGGAGTTCCTTCCAAGAAGGTGGGAGCTTGGATATTATGACACTAACATGAAAGTTTTCGTCTAGAAAGGAACCAGAAGCCATTATCGAGTTGGCAATCTTGTGAAGTTCTTGAACCTGCTCAAGGACCGATACCCCATCCACCATCTGAAAATGgatatatttgttgatttgaGACGTTTTTGTTCCAAAATCCTCATCATACACTGATTTTAGTCCTTCCCAGAGTTCTTTAGCAGAAGAACTTTTAAGTGAGTAGAAATGGAAAAGACTGTCGCAAAGAGATTTCAAGATGTTTTGGCGGCAGATGCAGTCATCATATATCCACCTCTGAATGGCAGCTTTGACTTTAACCGTTTCATTAAAACTAACTTCAGAGTTCAACGATAGGCTGGGGCATGGCTCGACAAGCACATACGCAATGTTGGACCGGCTCAGGAATAATTGCATATGCAGCCTCCAAGAAGGATAATTTCTTCCGTCAAGACGGATGGTCTGTATCGGACTAAGTTGTTCGGAATGGAAAGAATTAACTGTATGGTAAAATTGTCCTTTTAAAGGAAATGCAGGTTCTGAAGCTGAAACATCAGATTCAGTTTGTTTTATTTCAGCAGAAACCTGTTCCCAAGTGCCTAAGCCAGAAATACCAGCCTCTTTTTGTTTAATATCAGCAACAATTTGCTTTCCAGAGTTGGAGGTAATCACTGGTGTAGATATCTCCATCTCAGTTTGTATCTTCTCAATATGAGTGCAACCGGTACTTGTAAAGGCTAGAATTGCTGATATCTCTTTGCTTATTATTAATAGCAGAATTGGCCACCGAATTTGTCATTTCTACTTCACTCTGCTCTGCAGCAACTCTAGATCTATAGTTCACTCGGTAAATGGATAACATGTTCACAAAAGGTCATTCCGAATCAATGCGAAACCATATCTTTATAGAAAAACATTAATGACTAGAAGTAGCCGGTGCATTGAACATATGGGGCACAAATAGTGTAACTTCTGTCTAACATAACTTTTATAAACACCGAGTTGGACACCCAGTAATTCTGCAATGTGAAAGACGTGTCTAGCATTGTGTTTTTAGTTGATTTCATTTGATAAATGGAAAGCGTGATAAATTCAGATTCCTTTTTTCCATTTGCACAGATCCAGGAAAAGTGTGCAAGTTCCCAAGAGTAAAATTTGTAGTCCATTGCAATAAAAAAGAAGCCTAACCTCACATGAGAATCTAGTTTTGCAATGGCCTCCTGAATTGCAGGGAAGCTCTTTCTGAACGTGAGCCATTGTTCAGGCGTCAAGCTGACACCTGAGTTGAAGATAAGCACATAAAGGAgtcaataaataaattaaatggaGTAAGGGTAGGCCGGAGAAAGAAAATGTCTAAAGAGAAATCAGCTATCTGTGCCGGATAATGGAAAACAAGCCAGTCTTCCAAAATAGGTAAATAAATATCTGACAAAATCAAGTCATGAATGATCAGCACACAGTGACATAACAGTCAATTTGGAGGTAATGATGCAATATCCCCATGTGACATGCAATCTCAATCGCACAGGATGCTTTTCAGGAAGAGTAAAAAATCTGCCCTGTATGTGTCGCTTATCTATGACATTTCAGTTGTGATCAAAACATCTTCTCTCAAGATATTATAACTGATTTTAAATTAGATTCCGGAGAACGACATGACAAAATTTACCACATGGAGCAGTGCTACAGAGCTAAGTTGAGGAATAACAATAAGATGATGTTCTAGaatgttttttattttacttcAGTTTTTGTGGATGGAGGCGGACTAGTGGTGGTGGCAGTATGTCAAATGTGAAATATAAACTATGTAACAAATTTCTAATAGCAATTTCCCATGAGGCAGAAATTTATGTTTGTTTGAGCTAATTCAACCATTTTTATGGTGCAATAATTCTTGATAGTGCGGACATACATCAGTCATTTAAACTAGATAAAGGGTGCACGAAAAATCTGAATAGGAAAGAAATACTATTTCCAAGCTCAATCTAATAGGTACTCGCGACATATTGCATGTCAACATCTTCATACACACCTACATCTGGTAGGTGTTCGCTATT is a window encoding:
- the LOC140815641 gene encoding uncharacterized protein, which codes for MDGQCLNPSKRPKIEETVLQILETSDLETATESSIRTAAADRLGLDLSGISERTFVRGVVDSFLLSTAKAILGTKPSHLNKNDDNINQINGVGNEKKRLWEQWGGGGGELNYDGKIICKLADTRMVSIYDHSGRTLVSIRDFSIKDGNMLPKAGVSLTPEQWLTFRKSFPAIQEAIAKLDSHVRLGFFFIAMDYKFYSWELAHFSWICANGKKESEFITLSIYQMKSTKNTMLDTSFTLQNYWVSNSVFIKVMLDRSYTICAPYVQCTGYFYKEISAILAFTSTGCTHIEKIQTEMEISTPVITSNSGKQIVADIKQKEAGISGLGTWEQVSAEIKQTESDVSASEPAFPLKGQFYHTVNSFHSEQLSPIQTIRLDGRNYPSWRLHMQLFLSRSNIAYVLVEPCPSLSLNSEVSFNETVKVKAAIQRWIYDDCICRQNILKSLCDSLFHFYSLKSSSAKELWEGLKSVYDEDFGTKTSQINKYIHFQMVDGVSVLEQVQELHKIANSIMASGSFLDENFHVSVIISKLPPSWKELRTRLLHEEGLALNTLMHLLQVEEDSRNCHKKELIIYKNGHTVESKHGTGIREKKRICFSCGKEGHIAKTCPDRKSETCEKHNEKESVVVSLHKSSYVAEVANDK